Sequence from the Temnothorax longispinosus isolate EJ_2023e chromosome 6, Tlon_JGU_v1, whole genome shotgun sequence genome:
CTTCCAGTTCATCCTCGCGTCTTTCGTCCTTTGGTTTTAACGTAATCCTTAGAGATGAAGTACATATGCCGTCTGATGACTTTCTTTCTGTTTCCTGCACACTCGAAATTGGATCTTTATTAGCAAGTACCGCAGTAGTTGTGGCTCTCACCTCTTCTCGATCAGCTTCCGACGGCGAGGCGTCTCGCGAACTTTTAATCTCGATGTCGCGTTCCTTAATTGCTTCATCTCTTCTTGAGATTGTGATTTCATCTTCTGCTTGCTTTTTAAATTGCCGCAAGTTTGACGAACTTCCAAATTCCTGCTGATCCATCGTCTGATCGCAGCTTCGAATCTCGACCACATCTCGCGCTTCGCAAACGTCCTCCGCATCGATCTTCTCACTGAGGGTAACCGTGTCGCTCTCAGATTCCGTTAAAGTCTTCGCCGATTCGTCGTCGGCGACGTTGATGTACGCCTCGGCCGTCCAACATTTCGCGCTGCATGGAATTCCGTTGGCCGACGTCTCGTTCCTTTCCCCGTATTCTTCCGCGTCGATTCTCACGCAGATATTCGACGTCTGCTTCATCAAGGACAATGCCTCGCGTTCCAATTCCTCGACATTACTGACCGTCGTCGCGTCTATTTCGATGATTCTCGGTCggagtttttttttagccTCGCCGACGCTTTCCTCCGACGTCGTCCTGTCGCAACACGCGCAATTCTCCGTGCTGGAACGCTGCCGATCGGGAGTCGCGGATTGTTCCTTCGCGCGATCGGCACCGCTACCACGGTCCGGATTTTTGGGAGGATTGCTGCGCGTGCCAGCTGCTGGAACGGCAACGGGTCGCGTAACAGTCTCTGGTTTGCCCGTGCACGGTTTCAGCAGCAGTCTCTTGGGACTTCGCGGTTTTACGTAGGTGAACGGATCTGGCGAACGAGGAGTGTCTGGCGGCAACATGCTGTACAATCTCATGGGATCCTCGAATCTCGCTGAATAACACGGCTTGGAGAATTGTTGCACGACGCGCGATGACAATGTCGGCGCCGGCAGCATCGCGCACCGTCTGCGATCGAATTCTGCTTCCACTTGACGGATCTTATTCTGAACGTTGCTCAGCCGAGTCTCTGCAATTGCGCGCTGCGACCGATATGGAGCAAAGTTTACATTCACTCGTTCATCGCACTCTTTCTGCCGTAGTGCTGAAAGGAAGTCTCGCAGCTCAGCGTCAGACTTGAGGGCGAGGACCGTGGGATCTATGAGATCAGTCTCCACCTTGATACAGAAagtaaaaacattataaaaattaaaaacatgtacgcgctagatatattataaatgtattaaaatttctccAACAATATTACGTTAATACCTCCACTCCAACCCCTTGAATCTCCATTATCTTTTGATTGACGAGTCCCTCGACTTGCGCCTTCAGCAGATTCATCTTCAGTTGCACCAGCGTGAGAATCGGGATGATGTTGGGCGGTGGATTGGCCGTCATGTGCAGGTTGATCAGCGCGTTCACTTGCTGCGCGTTCCTCGACTCCGATAACAGCTGATCTTTCGTCAGGGCGTTTATCGCCTTCTGCGCCCTCGCCATCACGTCTTCCATGCTGGTGGTCACATTCGAGCCCGGCACTTTACGTAACACCAGCCGTGTGGCGGCGCACGGTATAATTCCTTGCATCGACAGAAATTGAGATGCCAGTGCTTGGAGATGTAACGAGGACGGACAATTTCTTTTCGAGCAGATAGTATCGTCGATGGTGGGCGTGCAACGATGCTCGTCCGGATCGGTAGCGTCGTAACGACAACCGGCGCGTAAGACGTTTCTGATCTCCGTCGAGTCAACATCCCCTTTCCGGCAACATCCGCAACTCGGGTGCGTGGCCTCGCGGGTGCGAACAAACGGATCGCAGAACGGCAGAGGCATGGGATAGGGGTAgaacggcggcggtggcggatAACAGGCGGCGGGGTAAGTTAATCCGCTCGGTGGTGGATACGCCGCTGGAGGCGAGGAGGCGATTTGAGGTGCCAAAGGAGGCAGGGacggctgctgctgctgctgctgttgttgttggGATATCAACGATGGTTGGCAGTTGCCGGGCAGAATGAAGATGGGCGCGGCGTTGTTAACGCACGCACGAATCTGGTCCAAAATATTCTGCGGCAGCTGGCCGCAGCCGGGACGAGTGGGCGGTAGGTTCTGAAAGATGGGATGACATGGATTCGTTACTGGCTGCGATGTACCTGGCGCGCATTGATGCGTCACTATGTAAGTATCCGGCTGGCAAACGTGAGTGAAGGGTCCACCTAGATAGATAAGAAAAATCGAAATAGAATAAGGAACAATCACACATCAGTCATTTAAGTCCATGTCtcttattatgaaattatcgttaagtgttttattaaaaattagctAAACTGCTCATATTCCATATATATgaggtttttaattaatattattttaaacaaacaaacaaagcaaatatttattcatttaattaattaccattttgaaaatattatcgaTGCACGTACAAGAGAATATTTACCGTAAAAACTGTAGACagatttgtttaattatttttacttaataaaacacagataatattaatattaatttattattgctttgttattattaaaatattattattaatataactgCGAAAGGATATAACTCATctgctgttaaatttttaaacaggTTTATTTCGTTTTCAATTGATGCCACTTcgaacaaacaaataaatatacaaataaacttctcagttttattattaatacatacgtaaaaatacaacggataaaaaatgagaaactCTGGAAACGAACGTACTTTATTCAACAGACAGaattagattattaaaaataaaatattttcgatttaAACTCTTCCTGCAGCTTTGTCGCTTTatccaaattatattttttaagaaagtacTTAACTTTGATTTaggacataaaataattacgtaatcAGGACATAACATTATTAGGTAATTCAGCGTTTGATTGGCATGATCGGCTTTGTACCTTGAGAAGTTCCGGAGCATGGACCGCATGCTGCAGTTTGCATCTGCTGAGTGCTGGTTTGCCGTTGTTGACATGTTGGAAAATTATACTGACTCGTCTGCACGGGTACGTTCTGACAGGGCGTGACCTGTGACATCGAGGCCGCGTTACAGGGCAAATTAATCATTGGTACCAGAGGCTAGATCATTGATTTGCTTTAACGAATTGAGATCCCGGCTGCAGCTGTCGTGCCCGTTTGTCCTCCTTCGTGATCAATAATGCATTATTCTGTTCGCAGCATGAGCTCGCACCCACAATTTAGGAAAATTACACTTGAAAATTTAGATGTTGACGTGGTAATTGATTAAGCACGAGATGTTCGGTGCTTGTCGTTTCTTTCGTTAAGGTTTGAAGTTGTAGCGAtccatcaaaataaatatgttatcgatatagtttatatatgtttatgtatatacataaaccATTCAATTATCTGTAAAACTTGCAGGTGCATCGGAAACGTACATTTGCTGTGAAAACTTGGCAATTTGTGGCATTTTGTCTTCAAAGTTTCAAAGTTATGACACGAcgagagaaaattatattctctcAGCATTTAAAGTCCAAGAGACTCACGGCGCGTCATCCGGTTAAAATAAatccaattaattatatagatctGATTAGAGTGAGTACGTTCTTTAACGGCgataatctttatataacgCAATTTAAAGTTACTTCCACTTTTCTCAAGATCGATACCTTTTCTCTGATTAAATGCCGATGAAAATGTACTTAAAGAGATGGCGACGTTTCCTAAACGGTTAGTCACGTCTCGGTGTGGAGCAAACTTAATTATTTGCGACatcattaaaaatcaataaaaccGGTTCGAGTCGAGTAAAtcgaaaaggaaaagaagaaacgtATAAGTAACTGAATATTTCATCATCATTTAGCATTTGGTATTAGATTCACGTTAATGTGACATTTCTTGTCTAAATTTAGCTCTGGAGTTTTTCTCTTCTAGTCAATTAATTAAGATCAACAGTAGAAGCCGAGGTAGAAGCGAATAAGAGTAGGTGACAGTTGGTAGCTgacgtaaattaataaatcaattaaaaatttatttactgtCGATAATAGAGAGAGCAGGAGCTATTGGATTTCCTAGGAACTTATATTATAGCTCGCTAGAAAACGAAACGTTACAAAGTACAGATGATCAGTGTCAACCCGTTATGCTGGTATCGGtcagataaaagataaatgaaGAATGCGCGGAGGGGAGATCTGTTTGGGTCATTTGGGACGAGTAACGGAGGAACGGAGCTCGTGAACACAGTGACCACTTGTTAGTCGAGGAACGCGCTGGGGGACATACGTCGAACGAGTTTAGAATCCACTGGTGAAGTCTTTCATCATACATATTACCTTCGGATAACCTTTATAATTACGGGAGCTATATGTATGCCACCTATTTAATTATTGGTGGAAATGCTCGTTTACGTTAACGTCTATGTTGCATTTTGACTCACTCTCGaggtttaaaatgttttttaattattccgtCGCCCGCCGACTCGTTGCACTTCGTgacgataaacattattaacgCGCGCGGCACGCGGCACTCGGCACTCGTCGCGACAACGTTATTAGAACGAGCGGGCTcgcgcgcaaaaaaaaaatcctcaTAATTCTCGACTTTCCGGCTTTAAGCGCGCGCTCTCGCAGTACCGGTGTCCTTAATTGCTGCCGTGTTTTATTACAGCGATATTATTTTCCCTTTCGCTATGGCCGACCCAGATCCCGATCCTCACACGAAGTCGCCCAAGCCCAAGTCGGTGAAGCCAGCGGGAGTCGCGGGGGAGTGCGTATGCGAGCACTGCGACTTCATAAGGCGAGTATTGATACCGGAGATGGTCCACGATCGTTATTTCTGCGAGCCCGGATCCAGGGAGTTCGTCGAGTTCGATTCCGTCGACGTGGAGCACTTCGACCGGAAGAGTAATCGCAAGAACATGTTACACCGGGTGACGGCGCGCGTAAAGTTTTCCGGCGTGACACATAGCTTTCCTCTTATTATCAAGCTGCCTGAACCGCACGTGAATCTTCTGTCGTCCAGCCCGTTCCTGAACGAGGAGATGTTTTACAGCAAGATGACGCTCAACTACGGAACGGACGGTATCCCGAAGTGTTACCTGTCCGACCTGGGTCGATACGATCGGCCTGTTATCGTGTTGGAGGATCTGGCCGCGCGCGGTTACACCCAAGTAGATGATAAATTGGACGAGGATCATCTGAAATTGTGCATGAAAGCTTTGGCGACGATTCACGGCAAGGGACTGAAGCTGAGGGCGTGTAGGTTTCCCGTTTTCAGGGAGTTCTATGCGAAACTGTCTGTACCGGCGGACTGGTTGCACTTTCATACAAGCACTCAGACAGGCAACATCAGGTAAACTTTGGTTTCTACTTGTGTACGCACGTTTCCATGTTAGAATAAGTTACGAAACAATCACGTCTTTGTTTTAAAAGCTTGATTATGCGAAGCAAAAACATATTTACGtcgaattttgaatttttatatatacacgttatataataatatgttgatatcaaacatattattaacgttgattaaaacaattatttacttggaaaaatatgcaatgtaTCTTCGATCTTATGTCACTTGTAGATCATTTGAAGCACAGGATAATCCTGGAAGTTTGGACACTTCATTATATTCCGCATTGCCAGTCGATGGAGACCTCTCcgagaaaataagaaaaaagcgAGACGTAACGACCAAATTGGAGCTCAACGATTTTTGGACCATCTGCCATGGTAATTTCACGCGGAATAACTTGTTGTTCAGGTACGAGAATGGGAAGCCGAGTGACGTAAAAGTGATCGATTGGAGCACAATGAGGTATTGTTCACCATCGATTGATTTCGGTCACATTCTCCTCCAAAATCTGCCCGACGACCGCGACGATAATCTATCGACGATCGAGGCATTTTGTCGGAATATTTTGCGGATTTATTTAGATGCTGTGAAAGACGAGTATCCGGAAGTGGATCGTGAACTTTTGGAACGAGAAATTATCGCTAACATGCCGTTTGCGTACGGCACCATTGAAAATCGCGTGCTCAGAGAAGCAGGGATGATGTTGCATACGCTCGACCGTTTAGGTAGCTTCGATTAAAATTACTCTCGTTGTTACAGTTTATGCTTTACAGTTGATGCTTTATAGTTCTCGCGATATTCcatatattaaatcttatCACGACTTTATCGTGCATACTCACGATAGCAGGATACacagaataaaatacattggCACATATAGTAAATGTTATAGACGTTTAAGTTCAAAGGTCTATTTTTATCGTTGtacttgtattttataaataatgtgaccaatgtaagaaaatagatATGTCACAGTActctatgtatatatctaaaatttatagagaaataaatttaaagttacAGAATTACCCGTTTGATACTCGCTTTTTTATTTCGGCACTCAAAATGACagatttttcgcgatttctAGGAAATACAAAGTAATC
This genomic interval carries:
- the LOC139814995 gene encoding uncharacterized protein — translated: MINLPCNAASMSQVTPCQNVPVQTSQYNFPTCQQRQTSTQQMQTAACGPCSGTSQGGPFTHVCQPDTYIVTHQCAPGTSQPVTNPCHPIFQNLPPTRPGCGQLPQNILDQIRACVNNAAPIFILPGNCQPSLISQQQQQQQQQPSLPPLAPQIASSPPAAYPPPSGLTYPAACYPPPPPFYPYPMPLPFCDPFVRTREATHPSCGCCRKGDVDSTEIRNVLRAGCRYDATDPDEHRCTPTIDDTICSKRNCPSSLHLQALASQFLSMQGIIPCAATRLVLRKVPGSNVTTSMEDVMARAQKAINALTKDQLLSESRNAQQVNALINLHMTANPPPNIIPILTLVQLKMNLLKAQVEGLVNQKIMEIQGVGVEVETDLIDPTVLALKSDAELRDFLSALRQKECDERVNVNFAPYRSQRAIAETRLSNVQNKIRQVEAEFDRRRCAMLPAPTLSSRVVQQFSKPCYSARFEDPMRLYSMLPPDTPRSPDPFTYVKPRSPKRLLLKPCTGKPETVTRPVAVPAAGTRSNPPKNPDRGSGADRAKEQSATPDRQRSSTENCACCDRTTSEESVGEAKKKLRPRIIEIDATTVSNVEELEREALSLMKQTSNICVRIDAEEYGERNETSANGIPCSAKCWTAEAYINVADDESAKTLTESESDTVTLSEKIDAEDVCEARDVVEIRSCDQTMDQQEFGSSSNLRQFKKQAEDEITISRRDEAIKERDIEIKSSRDASPSEADREEVRATTTAVLANKDPISSVQETERKSSDGICTSSLRITLKPKDERREDELEDKNGEISPSTATVEQSTSQVPMSTSKKKIRFHIVSLMTNIVYDKSRKYARERKFEKEIATSEREMSVTTDPDIEKLNNRSSIENLVRTAVAHNITGKDHSENIKEIPNRLDLPKLCFDHQCQTAFKEDKNTTAALSRANIFPPFKNLPKYVTDNEKNGGDVGTYPSPITKAGITATKRLSRCNDVTGSTLETLCKNNVPYHSDVECERSLISKLFSVIGNHVIAFINKIIGMNGRLLYSIRNAIFRKSLNIDVLRRDVPIGDHSELISNDYDPPAGTSHYSFSLNYKTSKISEHDFRNTNLLGISTKRGYNGIRKIKHSIIEDRRNDTRYLLIGTSRHNRDLILTRDLGRPYKVQKSLLIRSRLKNSLNSQDYPYPFSLLKRTGKNVLESRQAKRNENIGIKENEIRELKSSEKFWILSGIVKTNGINGKISEKREYDNESEEQILNEYSHNNIKNDDVSTVQEYTVDNIATDNELVINIHDYLGLQTEINTSMYENCSACLLISSN
- the LOC139815008 gene encoding uncharacterized protein isoform X2; the protein is MVHDRYFCEPGSREFVEFDSVDVEHFDRKSNRKNMLHRVTARVKFSGVTHSFPLIIKLPEPHVNLLSSSPFLNEEMFYSKMTLNYGTDGIPKCYLSDLGRYDRPVIVLEDLAARGYTQVDDKLDEDHLKLCMKALATIHGKGLKLRACRFPVFREFYAKLSVPADWLHFHTSTQTGNIRSFEAQDNPGSLDTSLYSALPVDGDLSEKIRKKRDVTTKLELNDFWTICHGNFTRNNLLFRYENGKPSDVKVIDWSTMRYCSPSIDFGHILLQNLPDDRDDNLSTIEAFCRNILRIYLDAVKDEYPEVDRELLEREIIANMPFAYGTIENRVLREAGMMLHTLDRLGSFD
- the LOC139815008 gene encoding uncharacterized protein isoform X1, producing the protein MADPDPDPHTKSPKPKSVKPAGVAGECVCEHCDFIRRVLIPEMVHDRYFCEPGSREFVEFDSVDVEHFDRKSNRKNMLHRVTARVKFSGVTHSFPLIIKLPEPHVNLLSSSPFLNEEMFYSKMTLNYGTDGIPKCYLSDLGRYDRPVIVLEDLAARGYTQVDDKLDEDHLKLCMKALATIHGKGLKLRACRFPVFREFYAKLSVPADWLHFHTSTQTGNIRSFEAQDNPGSLDTSLYSALPVDGDLSEKIRKKRDVTTKLELNDFWTICHGNFTRNNLLFRYENGKPSDVKVIDWSTMRYCSPSIDFGHILLQNLPDDRDDNLSTIEAFCRNILRIYLDAVKDEYPEVDRELLEREIIANMPFAYGTIENRVLREAGMMLHTLDRLGSFD